From the genome of Hymenobacter cellulosilyticus, one region includes:
- the mgrA gene encoding L-glyceraldehyde 3-phosphate reductase: protein MHYLPNPSRYQDMTYRRSGRSGLKLPALSLGLWHNFGDVDQLSVGRSTLRRAFDSGVTHFDLANNYGPPPGSAELNFGRVLREDFAGYRDELIISTKAGYHMWEGPYGEWGSKKYLVSSLDQSLRRMGLEYVDIFYHHRPDPDTPLEETMSALDLIVRQGKALYVGISNYQPAEAREAFRILRELGTPCLIHQPKYSMFERWVEDGLLDLLGEEGVGCIPFSPLAQGLLTDKYLHGIPADSRVAKGVGFLTENQLTPERLGQVQRLHELAQNRGQSLAQMALAWLLKDERVTSVLIGASRPEQLTDSLHCLQNLAFTPDELAAIEQILQAE from the coding sequence ATGCACTATTTACCGAACCCCAGCCGCTACCAGGACATGACGTACCGCCGCAGCGGCCGCAGCGGCCTCAAACTACCGGCCCTGTCCCTGGGCCTGTGGCACAACTTCGGCGACGTGGACCAGCTTTCCGTGGGCCGCAGCACCCTGCGCCGGGCTTTCGACTCGGGCGTAACGCACTTTGATCTGGCCAACAACTATGGTCCGCCGCCCGGCTCGGCCGAGCTCAACTTCGGCCGGGTGCTGCGCGAGGATTTTGCCGGCTACCGTGACGAGCTGATTATTTCCACCAAAGCCGGCTACCACATGTGGGAAGGCCCCTACGGCGAGTGGGGTTCTAAGAAATACCTGGTCAGCAGCCTCGACCAAAGCCTGCGCCGCATGGGCCTGGAGTACGTCGACATTTTTTACCACCACCGCCCCGACCCCGACACTCCCCTGGAGGAAACCATGAGCGCCCTTGACCTTATCGTGCGCCAGGGCAAGGCCTTGTACGTGGGCATCAGCAACTACCAGCCTGCCGAGGCCCGGGAAGCATTTCGCATTTTGCGCGAGCTGGGCACGCCCTGCCTGATTCACCAGCCCAAGTATTCGATGTTTGAGCGCTGGGTCGAAGACGGCCTGCTCGATTTGCTGGGCGAGGAAGGCGTGGGCTGCATTCCCTTTTCGCCCCTGGCTCAGGGCCTGCTCACCGATAAGTACCTGCACGGCATTCCCGCCGATTCGCGGGTGGCCAAGGGCGTCGGCTTCCTGACCGAAAACCAGCTTACGCCTGAGCGCCTGGGCCAAGTGCAGCGCCTGCACGAGCTGGCCCAAAACCGCGGGCAGAGCCTGGCCCAAATGGCCCTGGCCTGGCTGCTCAAGGATGAGCGGGTAACCTCGGTGCTCATCGGGGCCAGTCGTCCCGAGCAGCTCACCGACTCGCTCCACTGCCTGCAGAATCTGGCTTTCACCCCCGATGAGCTAGCTGCCATTGAGCAGATTCTCCAAGCCGAATAA
- a CDS encoding rhamnogalacturonan acetylesterase, which produces MKFIRTALILLLGLSLLTAFLPRPKARPTLFLIGDSTVKNGKGRGDGGLWGWGSFLPAHFDTTRITVENYALGGTSSRTFRSQGHWAKVLPRIKAGDYVIMQFGHNDSSPVNDSTRARGTIKSNGEETQEIVNLLTKQPETVHSYGWYLRQFIAEIKAKGATPIVCSPIPRNAWTAGKVTRNSADYGRWAAEAARQGGASFLDLNLLAANHYDQLGEAAVRSTYFNATDHTHTIEAGARRNAQAVAEGIRELKNLALRKYLRKS; this is translated from the coding sequence ATGAAATTCATCCGCACCGCCCTCATCCTCCTGCTTGGCCTCAGCTTGCTCACCGCTTTTCTGCCCCGGCCCAAAGCCCGGCCCACGCTGTTTCTTATCGGCGACTCCACCGTGAAAAACGGCAAAGGGCGCGGCGACGGGGGCCTCTGGGGCTGGGGCAGCTTCCTGCCGGCTCACTTCGACACGACCCGCATTACAGTTGAGAACTACGCACTGGGCGGCACCAGCTCCCGCACCTTTCGCAGCCAGGGCCACTGGGCCAAGGTGCTGCCCCGCATCAAGGCCGGCGACTATGTCATTATGCAGTTTGGCCACAACGACAGCAGCCCCGTGAACGACTCGACCCGGGCCCGGGGCACCATCAAGAGCAACGGCGAGGAAACCCAGGAAATCGTGAACCTGCTCACCAAACAGCCCGAAACGGTGCATTCCTACGGCTGGTATCTGCGTCAGTTTATTGCCGAAATCAAGGCCAAGGGCGCCACGCCCATCGTCTGCTCCCCGATTCCGCGCAACGCCTGGACCGCTGGCAAAGTGACCCGCAACAGCGCCGACTACGGCCGCTGGGCCGCCGAAGCCGCCCGCCAAGGCGGCGCGTCTTTCCTTGACCTCAACCTACTGGCTGCCAACCACTACGACCAGCTGGGAGAAGCCGCCGTGCGCAGCACGTATTTCAACGCTACCGACCACACCCATACCATCGAGGCGGGGGCCAGACGCAATGCCCAGGCCGTGGCCGAGGGAATACGGGAGTTGAAGAACTTGGCTTTGCGCAAGTATTTGCGGAAATCGTAG
- a CDS encoding rhamnogalacturonan acetylesterase has translation MKTSPLSSLGFWLTLALTSVLLAFAGPPRRPTLFLIGDSTVRNANAPQMGWGTQLPAFFDSTKIRIDNRAMAGRSTRTFVAEKRWRVVDSLLRPGDFLLLQFGHNEGSPPDTTKAGRRGVLRGTGEETKELTWPDGRRETVHTYGWYLRQFIRQAKAKGATPIVASMIPRNQWQDGRVKRASSDFGGWAREVARQENVAFIDLNELTAAKYDQLGPEAVAKLFAGDHTHTNEAGALLNATSVVEGIRMNKKIALNKYLTKGK, from the coding sequence ATGAAAACTTCTCCCCTTTCTTCTCTTGGCTTCTGGCTAACCCTGGCGCTGACCAGCGTGCTGCTGGCTTTTGCCGGCCCGCCCCGGCGGCCCACCCTGTTCCTTATCGGCGACTCGACGGTGCGCAATGCCAATGCCCCGCAAATGGGCTGGGGCACGCAGCTGCCGGCTTTTTTCGATTCCACCAAAATCAGGATTGACAACCGGGCCATGGCCGGGCGCAGCACCCGCACCTTTGTGGCGGAGAAGCGCTGGCGCGTGGTCGACTCGCTGCTGCGGCCCGGCGACTTTCTGCTCCTGCAGTTTGGCCACAACGAAGGCAGCCCGCCCGATACTACCAAGGCTGGGCGCCGCGGGGTGTTGCGCGGCACCGGCGAGGAAACCAAGGAGCTGACTTGGCCCGACGGCCGCCGCGAAACGGTGCACACCTACGGCTGGTACCTGCGCCAGTTTATCCGCCAGGCCAAGGCCAAAGGCGCTACGCCCATCGTGGCTTCGATGATTCCGCGCAACCAGTGGCAGGACGGCCGGGTGAAGCGCGCCAGCTCCGACTTTGGCGGCTGGGCCCGGGAGGTGGCCCGGCAGGAGAACGTGGCCTTTATTGACCTCAACGAGCTGACCGCCGCCAAATACGACCAACTCGGCCCCGAGGCCGTGGCCAAGCTCTTTGCCGGCGACCATACCCACACCAACGAAGCCGGCGCCCTGCTTAATGCCACTTCGGTAGTAGAAGGAATCCGAATGAACAAGAAAATTGCGCTGAACAAGTACCTGACGAAAGGCAAGTAG
- a CDS encoding glycoside hydrolase family 88/105 protein has protein sequence MKLPSLLTNSLAGLSFLGLMLTAAPAAAQKLPKKEKVLKAMTLTNDYFMQKWPDPGKDIMTNKLRPSHIWTRSVYYEGLMALYQLDKQKRYYDYAVDWAEKHKWGIRNGITDRDADNQCAGQTYIDLYLIDRKPERIRDIKACIDNMVSSPKIDDWSWIDALQMAMPVFAKLGSEYNDSRYYEKMYQIYNYSKTQHGGKGLFNATDGLWWRDKDFVAPYKEPNGQDCYWSRGNGWVVAAMVRVLDVMPRSAPHRDEYLQMYQTMMKALPPLQRQDGFWNVSLHDETHFGGKELSGTALFVYGMAWGVNRGLLDRKIYQPIIAKAWQGMIKDCLHPDGFLGYVQGTGKEPKDGQPVSYTSKPDFEDYGLGCFLLAGSEVYKLQP, from the coding sequence ATGAAGCTTCCTTCCCTGCTCACCAATTCCCTTGCCGGCCTGAGTTTTCTGGGCCTGATGCTTACGGCTGCCCCGGCCGCGGCCCAAAAGCTGCCCAAGAAAGAAAAGGTGCTCAAAGCCATGACCCTGACCAACGACTACTTCATGCAGAAGTGGCCTGATCCGGGCAAGGATATTATGACCAACAAGCTGCGCCCCAGTCATATCTGGACCCGCAGCGTGTATTACGAAGGCTTGATGGCTTTGTACCAGCTCGACAAGCAAAAGCGCTACTACGACTATGCCGTGGATTGGGCCGAAAAGCACAAGTGGGGCATCCGCAACGGCATTACCGACCGCGACGCTGACAACCAGTGCGCCGGCCAGACTTACATCGACCTCTACCTGATTGACCGCAAGCCCGAGCGCATCCGCGACATCAAGGCCTGCATCGACAACATGGTGAGCAGCCCGAAAATCGACGACTGGAGCTGGATTGATGCCCTGCAGATGGCTATGCCGGTATTTGCCAAGCTGGGCTCGGAGTACAACGACAGCCGCTACTACGAGAAGATGTACCAGATCTACAACTACTCGAAAACCCAGCACGGCGGCAAAGGCCTGTTCAACGCCACCGACGGCCTGTGGTGGCGCGACAAGGACTTTGTGGCGCCCTACAAGGAGCCCAACGGCCAAGACTGCTACTGGAGCCGCGGCAACGGCTGGGTGGTAGCGGCCATGGTGCGCGTGCTCGACGTGATGCCCCGCAGCGCCCCGCACCGCGACGAATACCTGCAGATGTACCAGACCATGATGAAAGCCCTGCCGCCCTTGCAGCGCCAGGACGGCTTCTGGAACGTGAGCCTGCACGACGAGACGCACTTCGGGGGCAAGGAACTCTCGGGCACAGCCCTGTTCGTGTACGGCATGGCCTGGGGCGTCAACCGCGGCCTGCTGGACCGCAAAATCTACCAGCCCATTATTGCCAAAGCCTGGCAGGGTATGATTAAGGACTGCCTGCACCCCGATGGCTTTCTGGGCTACGTGCAGGGCACCGGCAAAGAGCCCAAGGACGGGCAGCCGGTAAGCTACACCAGCAAGCCCGATTTTGAAGACTACGGCCTGGGCTGCTTCCTGCTGGCCGGCAGTGAGGTCTATAAGCTGCAACCATAA
- a CDS encoding glycosyl hydrolase: MKKPLALSLLLAAALTQPSLAQAPKWPEITQQAKPWTRWWWQGSAVNEQDLTRQLTQYQQAGLGGVEITTIYGQKGAEPQFINFLSPKWLDMLEHTLKESNRLGLGVDMAQASGWPFGGPWVSSADACKYATYQTYSVQGGEQLKEAVTFLQKPILRTVGQPIDLKQLKEPVASNPNLQLHAFDQVRFEKPLPLQALMAYSDKGETLDLTSKVDATGKLTWTAPAGNWQLYALFQGWHGKQVERAGPGGEGDVVDHFSKTATQHYLEHFDQAFKGRSLKGLRAFFNDSYEVDDAQGEANWTPQMFSEFQKRRGYDLRQHLPALFGQAKPDENQRVLTDYRETVSELLLENYTQTWSTWAKTHNALIRNQAHGSPANILDLYAVTDIPETEGEDLLRIKFASSAAHVTGKKLASSETATWENDHFLSSLGDVKKAMDRMLLGGINHTFYHGTNYSPQTAAWPGWLFYAAVHFNPNNTFWQDFGQLNRYMAHCQSFLQAGKPANDVLVYLPIYDAYARPGKVLLQHFDGIEHGFKGMTVGTTGEELLRRGYGFDFISDKQLLQVTTAGQALQTGGATYQTILVPDARTLPLPTLEQLLKLASNGATIVFQNGLPDDVPGMGNLPARRTAFQKQLAQLKFAAGAGGSQKATLGKGAVLIGKDVAQLLTQAGVKRETMVDTGLQFERRRTAKGYTYFIANWNDKPVNAWVSLQTAAKSVALYNPMTEQLGMAAVRTAAQGQPEVYVQLAPGESCVLETSVAAINAPAYAYQKPAGAAQPLTGTWDVNFVAGGPELPAQTKVQSLTSWTTWPGEATKKFAGTATYTLAFPMPKGAADGWLLDLGRVAETARVQLNGQPLATLIGPSYQVFIPKNQLKATNTLTVAVSNGMANRISDMDRNHVSYKNAYNINMSSKLKENRGADGLFTAEKWTPRESGLLGPVTLTPTTTGQQVQ, translated from the coding sequence ATGAAAAAGCCCCTCGCCCTGTCCCTGTTGCTGGCCGCCGCGCTAACCCAACCGAGCCTTGCCCAGGCACCCAAATGGCCCGAAATAACCCAGCAGGCCAAGCCCTGGACGCGCTGGTGGTGGCAGGGCAGCGCCGTAAACGAGCAGGATTTGACCCGGCAGCTCACGCAGTACCAGCAGGCGGGTTTGGGCGGGGTGGAAATCACCACGATTTACGGGCAGAAAGGGGCCGAGCCGCAGTTTATCAACTTTCTCTCGCCCAAGTGGCTGGACATGCTGGAGCACACGCTCAAGGAGTCGAATAGGCTGGGGCTGGGCGTGGACATGGCCCAAGCCTCGGGCTGGCCGTTTGGCGGGCCCTGGGTGTCGTCGGCCGATGCCTGCAAGTATGCCACCTACCAGACCTACTCCGTGCAAGGTGGGGAGCAGCTTAAGGAAGCCGTGACCTTTCTGCAAAAGCCGATTTTGCGCACCGTGGGTCAGCCCATTGACCTCAAGCAACTGAAGGAGCCCGTGGCCAGCAACCCCAATCTGCAGCTCCACGCTTTCGACCAGGTGCGCTTCGAAAAGCCCTTGCCCCTGCAAGCCCTGATGGCTTATTCCGACAAAGGCGAAACCCTGGACTTGACGAGCAAAGTGGACGCCACCGGCAAGCTCACCTGGACCGCGCCGGCCGGCAACTGGCAGCTCTACGCCCTGTTTCAGGGCTGGCACGGCAAGCAGGTAGAGCGGGCCGGCCCCGGCGGGGAAGGCGACGTGGTGGACCACTTTTCCAAAACTGCCACCCAGCACTACCTGGAGCACTTCGACCAGGCTTTTAAAGGTCGTAGCCTGAAGGGGCTGCGGGCCTTTTTCAACGACTCCTACGAAGTCGACGACGCCCAGGGGGAGGCCAACTGGACCCCGCAGATGTTCAGTGAGTTTCAAAAGCGCCGGGGCTACGATTTGCGCCAGCACCTGCCCGCTTTGTTTGGACAGGCCAAGCCCGACGAAAACCAGCGCGTGCTGACCGATTACCGGGAAACCGTATCGGAGCTACTGCTCGAAAACTACACCCAGACCTGGAGCACCTGGGCCAAAACCCACAACGCCCTGATTCGCAACCAGGCCCACGGCTCCCCGGCCAACATCCTGGATTTGTACGCCGTAACCGACATTCCCGAAACGGAAGGGGAGGACTTGCTGCGCATCAAGTTTGCTTCCTCGGCGGCCCACGTCACGGGCAAAAAGCTGGCCTCCTCGGAAACGGCAACCTGGGAAAACGACCATTTCCTGTCCTCCCTCGGCGACGTGAAAAAGGCCATGGACCGGATGCTGCTCGGCGGCATCAACCACACTTTTTACCACGGCACCAACTACTCGCCCCAAACGGCGGCCTGGCCCGGCTGGCTATTTTACGCCGCCGTGCACTTCAACCCGAACAACACCTTTTGGCAGGATTTCGGGCAGCTCAACCGCTACATGGCTCACTGCCAGTCGTTTTTGCAGGCCGGTAAGCCCGCTAACGACGTGCTGGTATATTTGCCCATCTACGACGCCTACGCCCGGCCCGGCAAGGTGCTACTCCAACACTTCGACGGCATCGAGCACGGCTTCAAGGGCATGACCGTAGGCACGACCGGCGAGGAGCTGCTCCGGCGCGGCTACGGCTTCGACTTCATTTCCGACAAGCAGCTGCTGCAGGTAACCACCGCCGGCCAGGCCCTGCAAACCGGCGGAGCCACCTACCAGACCATTCTGGTGCCCGATGCCCGCACCCTGCCGCTGCCCACGCTGGAGCAGTTGCTGAAGCTGGCCAGCAACGGCGCTACCATCGTGTTTCAGAACGGCCTGCCCGACGACGTGCCGGGAATGGGCAACCTGCCTGCCCGCCGCACCGCCTTCCAAAAGCAGCTGGCTCAGCTCAAGTTTGCGGCTGGTGCGGGCGGCAGCCAAAAAGCCACGCTGGGCAAGGGCGCAGTGCTAATAGGCAAGGATGTAGCCCAGCTGCTGACCCAGGCTGGAGTAAAGCGCGAAACTATGGTCGACACTGGCCTGCAGTTTGAGCGCCGCCGCACCGCGAAAGGCTACACCTACTTTATTGCCAACTGGAACGACAAGCCAGTAAACGCCTGGGTCTCGCTGCAAACGGCGGCCAAGTCGGTAGCCCTCTACAACCCCATGACTGAGCAGCTGGGCATGGCCGCGGTGCGCACTGCGGCCCAAGGCCAGCCTGAGGTGTACGTGCAGCTGGCTCCTGGCGAATCCTGCGTGCTGGAAACCTCTGTGGCAGCCATCAATGCGCCGGCTTATGCCTACCAGAAACCGGCCGGCGCCGCTCAGCCTCTCACCGGCACCTGGGACGTGAATTTCGTGGCGGGCGGGCCGGAGCTGCCCGCCCAAACTAAGGTGCAGAGCCTGACTTCCTGGACCACGTGGCCCGGCGAGGCCACAAAGAAATTTGCCGGTACGGCCACCTACACCCTGGCTTTCCCCATGCCGAAAGGGGCGGCCGACGGCTGGCTGCTGGATTTGGGCCGGGTAGCCGAAACGGCCCGGGTGCAGCTCAATGGCCAGCCCCTGGCCACGCTCATCGGGCCCAGCTACCAGGTGTTCATCCCCAAAAACCAGCTGAAAGCCACCAATACCCTGACCGTGGCCGTGAGCAACGGCATGGCCAACCGCATTTCGGATATGGACCGCAACCACGTATCCTACAAGAATGCCTACAACATCAATATGTCGAGCAAGCTCAAGGAAAACCGGGGTGCCGACGGCCTGTTTACGGCCGAGAAGTGGACCCCGCGCGAGTCTGGCCTGCTCGGCCCCGTGACCCTGACCCCGACTACCACCGGGCAGCAGGTGCAGTAA
- a CDS encoding sialate O-acetylesterase, with protein MRLSCLLSAAFLLTLSYSVQANVTLPALIADNMVLQQKSTVALWGWAEAGETVTVTASWQKTPVKATADAQGNWLVRVPTGKAGGPYTLQFRGKNQLTVSNVLLGEVWLCSGQSNMAFSVSKKPNSGSYTGVVNEAEVVPKANYPAIRMFTVKNTVADVPQRDTKGQWAVCSPQTVGEFSAVAYFFAQEIHEKTKLPIGLINSTWGGTPAESWMRQDVLEQDPEFRPILRRYERGLTTFAQDQEAYKLRQAEFQQERAANPHTTRLAPVAPVGATSNKSPYKLYNGMIRPLIPYTLKGVLWYQGENNADRAYQYRRLFPALIKSWRQEWQQPDMPFYFVQIAPHRSQNAEIREAQLLTMQTVPRTGMAVITDWGDSLDIHPRNKQVVGHRLAQWALAKDYGQKQTVYSGLSTRA; from the coding sequence ATGCGCCTTTCCTGCCTGCTCTCAGCCGCTTTCCTGCTGACCCTGAGCTACTCGGTCCAGGCCAACGTGACGCTGCCGGCCCTGATTGCCGACAACATGGTGCTGCAGCAGAAAAGCACGGTGGCGCTCTGGGGCTGGGCGGAAGCGGGGGAAACTGTGACGGTAACGGCGAGCTGGCAGAAGACCCCGGTCAAGGCCACGGCCGATGCCCAGGGCAACTGGCTGGTGCGCGTGCCCACGGGAAAGGCGGGCGGGCCGTATACCCTGCAGTTTCGGGGCAAAAACCAGCTGACCGTCAGCAATGTGTTGCTGGGCGAAGTCTGGCTGTGCTCGGGGCAGTCGAACATGGCGTTTTCCGTCAGCAAAAAGCCCAACAGCGGCTCGTATACGGGTGTAGTAAATGAGGCGGAGGTAGTACCCAAGGCCAATTACCCGGCCATCCGCATGTTCACGGTCAAGAATACGGTGGCCGATGTGCCCCAGCGCGACACCAAGGGGCAGTGGGCCGTGTGCAGCCCGCAGACGGTGGGCGAGTTTTCGGCCGTGGCGTACTTCTTCGCTCAGGAAATCCACGAAAAAACCAAGCTGCCTATCGGTCTGATCAACTCCACCTGGGGCGGCACCCCGGCCGAGTCGTGGATGCGCCAGGACGTGCTGGAGCAGGACCCGGAGTTCCGGCCCATTCTGCGGCGCTACGAGCGGGGCCTGACCACCTTCGCCCAGGACCAGGAAGCCTACAAGCTCCGGCAGGCCGAGTTTCAGCAGGAGCGGGCCGCCAACCCCCACACCACCCGCCTGGCGCCCGTGGCCCCGGTGGGCGCTACTTCCAATAAGTCGCCCTACAAGCTCTACAACGGCATGATTCGGCCCCTGATTCCCTACACGCTCAAGGGCGTGCTTTGGTACCAGGGCGAAAACAACGCCGACCGGGCCTACCAGTACCGCCGCCTGTTTCCGGCTTTGATAAAGAGCTGGCGGCAGGAGTGGCAGCAGCCCGACATGCCCTTTTACTTCGTGCAGATTGCCCCGCACCGCAGCCAGAACGCCGAAATCCGGGAAGCCCAGCTGCTGACGATGCAAACCGTGCCCCGCACCGGCATGGCCGTCATCACCGACTGGGGCGACTCGCTCGACATTCACCCGCGCAACAAACAGGTGGTGGGTCACCGCCTGGCCCAGTGGGCCCTGGCCAAAGACTACGGCCAGAAGCAAACCGTGTATTCGGGCCTATCTACCAGAGCATGA
- the rhaM gene encoding L-rhamnose mutarotase, producing MEEIAFTMQLKPGVAAEYQRRHDEIWPELTALLTQAGIYDYSIYLDEGSGRLFAVQKRWPGHLADTLPAQAIMQRWWAYMADLMETNPDNSPVVKPLTRVFHQD from the coding sequence ATGGAAGAAATAGCCTTTACCATGCAGCTCAAGCCCGGCGTGGCCGCCGAATACCAGCGCCGGCACGACGAAATCTGGCCCGAGCTAACGGCCCTGCTCACCCAGGCCGGTATCTATGACTATTCTATCTACCTGGACGAGGGCAGCGGGCGGCTGTTTGCCGTGCAGAAGCGCTGGCCCGGCCATCTGGCTGATACCTTGCCGGCCCAGGCCATTATGCAGCGGTGGTGGGCCTATATGGCTGATTTGATGGAAACCAACCCCGATAATTCCCCGGTCGTCAAGCCGCTGACCCGCGTGTTTCACCAGGACTAG
- a CDS encoding carboxypeptidase-like regulatory domain-containing protein, with translation MLKLYTPARWLPLTVVVGLAPVGAFAQTAQTVTGRVITATDKAGLPGVTVVVKGTTTGTSTSPDGTFSLQAPPVPRWCCHLWAI, from the coding sequence ATGCTCAAACTCTACACTCCTGCCCGCTGGCTGCCGCTGACCGTTGTGGTCGGGCTGGCACCGGTCGGGGCTTTTGCTCAAACGGCCCAGACGGTAACGGGGCGCGTCATTACGGCCACCGACAAAGCCGGCCTGCCAGGCGTGACGGTGGTCGTGAAAGGAACTACCACAGGGACGAGCACCAGCCCCGACGGCACCTTTTCGCTACAAGCGCCCCCGGTTCCACGCTGGTGCTGTCATTTGTGGGCTATTTGA